From Borrelia sp. RT5S, the proteins below share one genomic window:
- a CDS encoding amidophosphoribosyltransferase, whose translation MCGISVLRSIFLPFCVCCHSDYVCSHALCKRCLGFLDFKIKFRDGILYFFEYRDEYKKIVLSYKKDGQKALGQFFTDGIFKFLVGIDFDMVVSVPCSIKRKIFYGFDHMEYIGNLLMKNGINYANILKRGWGESQKVLRGRLRLDNLENKIKLRYDTVRDKKIVLIDDIVTTGASMSFCEDILVKNGALNVVKMSISKV comes from the coding sequence TTGTGTGGAATTAGTGTTTTAAGGAGTATATTTCTTCCTTTTTGTGTTTGTTGTCACAGTGATTATGTTTGCTCTCATGCACTCTGTAAGCGTTGCCTTGGGTTTTTGGATTTTAAGATTAAATTCAGGGATGGCATTTTGTATTTTTTCGAATACAGGGATGAATATAAGAAAATTGTCCTTTCTTACAAGAAAGATGGGCAGAAGGCACTTGGGCAATTTTTTACAGATGGAATTTTTAAATTTTTAGTTGGCATTGATTTTGACATGGTGGTTAGTGTTCCTTGCAGTATTAAAAGAAAAATTTTTTACGGATTTGATCACATGGAATATATTGGAAATTTACTAATGAAAAATGGAATAAATTATGCTAACATCTTGAAGCGAGGGTGGGGCGAGAGTCAAAAGGTTTTGCGTGGGAGATTAAGGCTTGATAATTTAGAAAATAAAATAAAATTAAGGTATGACACTGTTAGGGATAAGAAAATTGTGCTCATTGATGATATTGTTACGACGGGCGCATCTATGTCTTTTTGTGAAGATATATTGGTAAAGAATGGAGCTTTGAATGTAGTCAAGATGTCAATCTCTAAAGTTTAG
- the mutS gene encoding DNA mismatch repair protein MutS codes for MEKNVTPMMRQYLRIKNNYKDAIVFFRVGSFYEMFFNDALEGSKLLGLTLTKREGVPMCGVPCQSSKEYVKKLILLDKKVAICEQGLQSDAKGPLEREVVEVISPGVVIDEDFLEDDVNNYLIAISDYKGYCSFSYIELSTSRLGIILYEGSFLEKLRRDIEKYFPKEIIVSESFYYKYLDKLVLDRFLVNKVPDWHLDKEIAIKSLKEHFGMVSLGSLGFKEEEPYYISSFLIIDYVKNNLKNLLSNIGTIHINNDSAYMFLDDVTQINLELVKNNNDLTSNYSLYSVLNDCKTPMGKRLLREYILNPLLDISEINGRLDHVEFLNSNVNLTMKLRDILSNVWDVERVISRIQMRRYAKKDFLFIREALIAFFLIKRLFNEHSFGYWIFDANDEDNIRGIYSLINGSISREQDEIIKQGYNPKIDRLREIKNNASKYVDDYLNFERNFSRINSLKIRKTNARGLFFEVTKSYYGQVPSHFIESQALNTAKRYKTSKLIELERDINDAEDNLSALEQEIFDGIALRIAKHNAVIKKVSEFCAYSDVVSNFAYLARKNEYVRPTLTDHKEIMLEGARHPVVEHYMRGVEAFTKNSVKIDNEKYFCLITGPNMAGKSTYLRQTALVVLMGHIGSFVPASKATIGITDKIFCRIGASDNISKGESTFLVEMNETANILRNATPNSLIIMDEVGRGTSTNDGLAIACSIVEYILGSIKSRSLFATHFHELSAIKHEAFVNLSMKIEKQGNELIFLREVEEKPSLNSYGIYVARIAGIPLKVIERANVILKSLTSRERVCISELLSLATSVDEAEMEKDLSYESEINAYLEIKELISKVDINSTTPYQAMDLLNQIILKIGN; via the coding sequence ATGGAAAAAAATGTCACACCAATGATGAGGCAGTATTTAAGAATTAAGAATAACTATAAAGATGCTATTGTGTTCTTTAGAGTAGGAAGTTTCTATGAGATGTTCTTCAATGATGCTCTTGAGGGAAGTAAGCTTTTGGGCTTGACTTTGACCAAGCGAGAGGGTGTTCCTATGTGTGGAGTACCTTGCCAGTCTAGTAAGGAGTATGTAAAAAAATTAATTTTACTAGATAAAAAGGTTGCAATCTGTGAGCAAGGGTTACAATCGGATGCTAAGGGGCCTTTGGAGAGAGAAGTTGTTGAGGTTATAAGCCCTGGGGTTGTTATTGATGAGGATTTTTTAGAAGATGATGTTAATAATTATTTGATTGCCATTAGTGATTATAAAGGATATTGTTCGTTTTCATATATAGAATTATCAACGTCTAGGCTTGGGATAATTCTTTATGAGGGTAGTTTTTTGGAAAAACTAAGGCGGGATATTGAGAAATATTTTCCAAAAGAAATAATAGTGTCAGAAAGTTTTTACTATAAATATTTAGACAAACTTGTTCTTGATCGGTTTTTGGTAAATAAGGTTCCCGATTGGCATTTGGATAAAGAAATTGCAATAAAATCATTAAAGGAACATTTTGGTATGGTTAGCCTGGGCTCGCTTGGATTTAAAGAGGAAGAGCCTTATTATATTTCATCTTTTTTAATAATAGATTATGTAAAAAACAATTTAAAGAATTTATTGAGTAATATCGGCACGATTCATATTAATAACGACTCTGCTTATATGTTTCTTGATGATGTTACTCAAATAAATCTTGAACTTGTTAAAAATAACAATGATCTGACTTCTAATTATTCCCTTTATTCAGTTTTAAATGATTGTAAAACGCCGATGGGCAAGAGGCTTTTAAGAGAATACATATTAAATCCACTTCTAGATATTTCTGAGATTAATGGCAGATTAGATCATGTAGAGTTTTTAAACAGTAATGTTAATCTGACCATGAAATTAAGAGATATTCTCAGTAACGTTTGGGATGTTGAGAGAGTAATCTCAAGAATTCAAATGAGAAGATATGCAAAAAAAGATTTTTTGTTTATCAGAGAGGCTTTAATAGCATTTTTTTTAATAAAGAGACTATTTAACGAACACTCTTTTGGATATTGGATATTTGACGCTAATGATGAAGACAATATAAGAGGGATTTATTCTTTGATCAATGGCTCAATTTCAAGAGAACAAGATGAAATTATAAAACAGGGATATAATCCTAAGATTGATCGCTTAAGAGAGATCAAAAATAATGCAAGTAAATATGTTGATGATTACCTTAATTTTGAGAGAAATTTTAGTAGGATCAACAGCCTTAAAATAAGAAAAACTAATGCTCGAGGTTTATTTTTTGAAGTTACGAAGAGTTACTATGGACAAGTGCCTTCTCATTTTATCGAAAGTCAAGCTCTAAATACTGCGAAAAGATACAAGACAAGCAAGCTTATTGAGCTTGAAAGGGATATTAATGATGCTGAAGATAATTTATCGGCCCTTGAACAAGAAATATTTGATGGGATAGCTTTAAGGATAGCTAAACACAATGCAGTGATTAAGAAAGTTTCTGAATTTTGTGCATATAGTGATGTAGTTTCTAATTTCGCCTATTTGGCTAGAAAGAATGAATATGTGAGGCCCACACTGACTGATCATAAAGAAATTATGCTTGAGGGCGCAAGGCATCCTGTTGTTGAACATTATATGAGAGGCGTAGAAGCTTTTACTAAGAATTCCGTAAAGATTGATAATGAGAAATATTTTTGCCTAATTACTGGACCTAATATGGCGGGCAAGTCAACTTATTTGAGACAAACTGCTTTAGTCGTTTTAATGGGACATATTGGATCTTTTGTGCCTGCCTCCAAAGCTACGATAGGAATCACAGATAAGATTTTTTGTAGAATAGGTGCAAGTGATAATATCTCGAAGGGAGAGTCCACTTTTTTGGTTGAAATGAACGAAACAGCTAATATTTTAAGAAATGCAACCCCTAACAGTTTAATAATTATGGATGAGGTAGGAAGAGGTACTAGTACCAATGATGGACTTGCTATTGCATGTTCCATTGTTGAATACATTTTAGGATCTATTAAGTCTAGAAGTTTGTTTGCAACTCATTTTCATGAGCTTTCAGCTATTAAACATGAAGCCTTTGTTAATCTGTCAATGAAGATAGAGAAGCAAGGGAATGAACTTATTTTTTTAAGGGAGGTTGAGGAAAAACCATCGCTTAATTCTTATGGAATTTATGTTGCTCGAATAGCTGGTATACCTTTAAAAGTTATTGAGAGAGCGAACGTTATTCTTAAAAGTTTGACAAGTAGGGAAAGGGTTTGCATATCGGAGCTTCTATCTTTAGCCACTTCCGTTGATGAAGCAGAGATGGAGAAAGATTTAAGTTATGAGTCTGAGATCAATGCTTATTTGGAAATTAAGGAATTAATTTCCAAGGTAGATATCAATAGTACTACGCCCTATCAAGCAATGGATTTACTTAATCAGATAATTTTAAAGATTGGGAATTAG
- a CDS encoding STAS domain-containing protein: MKENTLESGVFYLLEDSSVFIKLINRFTALHGVGFKSLVEDVLLNNSGIWTLYLDLSETQYLDSTFMGTLVHVKNKSNKLGKNFKVINPSKEVLKNLESLGLEKVLKIENREENLKKSKMKEFFCYSEEKNQILKSILKSHVLLSNINKANKKEFCGLLKRLKKESHNR; encoded by the coding sequence ATGAAAGAAAATACTCTCGAGAGTGGTGTTTTTTATTTGCTCGAGGATTCCTCTGTTTTTATAAAGTTGATTAATAGATTTACTGCGTTGCATGGGGTCGGCTTTAAGTCGTTAGTTGAAGATGTGTTGCTGAACAATAGCGGGATCTGGACACTGTATCTGGATTTGTCGGAGACACAGTATTTAGACTCGACTTTTATGGGAACTTTGGTTCATGTTAAGAACAAGAGCAATAAATTGGGAAAAAATTTTAAGGTTATAAATCCTAGCAAAGAAGTTCTTAAGAATTTAGAATCTCTTGGCCTTGAAAAGGTATTAAAGATAGAAAATAGAGAAGAGAACTTGAAAAAAAGCAAGATGAAAGAATTTTTTTGTTATAGCGAAGAGAAAAATCAAATATTAAAATCAATATTAAAATCACATGTCCTACTGTCAAATATCAATAAAGCCAACAAAAAAGAATTTTGCGGTTTGCTTAAAAGACTAAAAAAGGAAAGTCATAACCGTTAA
- the bamA gene encoding outer membrane protein assembly factor BamA: MRSFKFLVFVFFFVFSINLGYSQVNYEGKTIKSIDFDGLKNINKRNLAFILNSYLGQVYSNEVFDRLQVDLYALDYFDGLIRPEFKVEDDKLLITFFVKEKSLVKTISFVDNSKVFWNSELRDKANIKINESLNLSNVKRGVVQLEEMYREAGYLDVSVKYETKEENNLVDIVFEINAGPKYVVKEVAFEGNLNFKGSTLRKYLASRTASLFSDGKYLRSNVDKDKIQLESFYKNSGYINVKVVNSTVDIREPSDPDRPEKEVFLKYFISEGDVFKFGKLEISGNLVFSLEELQALVTLKEGDIFNDSKFEQDFSKIREKYYADGYIFTEIVPSRAMRGEFVDYLIKIVEKDKAHIESITVSGNKKTASHVILREIPLMEGDVFSLEKFRMGMFNLQRLGYFGNVVPDIAQSNIDGLMKINFSVEERETASFRFGMNFGGFSNSWFPFSLFGQWEQSNFLGEGYSLSTKLNLAFSEQSLRLSFEDYWFMQTRWTVGGFLDFSHSINTAYQDINGPIFTGKKEVPDPFESWEEYHNAKNFSDFNTMNYSLIKLSLAFVTGYTFSNYLGKQTFTGTVQSALKYVHYDNSVNRPSSYYLRDNYHTIRFENSLGLGVAWDTRNSQSLSNNGFLLKQHFDFFGGFLFGQSHFTKATTTFERYISLLGYQDVFTPFFDLILTLRSVYTNILPPLGNSFEVEIQPHHFITISENFMIARGWGTLKNIYSSFVNTIQLSMPLIKNILVWDALFLDIAAYSLEEKENALFVPFGSFMFSWGFGVRSLLPQLPLSLVVAYPFYFDNTGVNKHYNYYAGFKFFLAIDMRY; the protein is encoded by the coding sequence ATGAGGTCTTTTAAGTTTTTAGTTTTTGTGTTTTTTTTTGTGTTTTCAATTAATCTGGGTTATTCTCAGGTTAATTACGAGGGGAAGACGATAAAAAGTATTGATTTTGACGGACTTAAAAATATAAATAAAAGGAACCTTGCCTTTATTTTAAATTCTTACCTAGGACAAGTTTATTCTAATGAAGTTTTTGACAGATTACAAGTTGATCTATATGCTCTTGATTATTTTGATGGGCTTATTAGGCCCGAGTTTAAAGTAGAGGACGATAAGCTTCTTATTACATTTTTTGTAAAAGAAAAATCTCTAGTAAAGACTATTTCTTTTGTTGATAATAGTAAAGTTTTTTGGAATAGTGAGCTGCGTGATAAGGCAAATATTAAGATAAATGAGTCTTTAAATCTTTCAAATGTTAAAAGAGGTGTTGTTCAGCTTGAAGAGATGTATAGAGAAGCTGGATATCTTGATGTTTCCGTTAAATATGAGACTAAGGAAGAGAACAATCTAGTAGATATTGTGTTTGAAATAAACGCAGGACCTAAATATGTTGTTAAAGAGGTTGCTTTTGAGGGAAATTTAAACTTCAAGGGCAGCACGCTCAGGAAATATTTAGCATCAAGAACAGCGTCTTTATTTTCTGATGGAAAGTATTTAAGGTCAAATGTTGATAAGGACAAGATTCAGCTTGAGTCTTTTTATAAGAATAGTGGATATATTAATGTTAAGGTTGTAAACAGCACTGTGGATATACGAGAGCCTAGTGATCCTGATAGACCGGAAAAGGAAGTTTTTTTGAAATACTTTATTTCAGAGGGTGACGTTTTTAAATTTGGCAAACTTGAGATTTCTGGCAATTTGGTTTTCAGCTTAGAAGAGCTGCAGGCTTTAGTCACCCTTAAGGAAGGGGACATTTTCAATGATTCAAAATTTGAGCAGGATTTTTCAAAAATTCGAGAAAAATATTACGCGGATGGATATATATTTACAGAAATTGTGCCTTCTAGGGCAATGAGAGGGGAATTTGTAGATTATTTAATTAAGATAGTAGAAAAAGACAAGGCCCATATTGAGTCTATTACTGTTTCGGGTAATAAGAAAACAGCTTCTCATGTAATACTTAGAGAAATACCTTTAATGGAGGGTGATGTTTTTAGTTTGGAAAAATTTAGAATGGGCATGTTTAACTTGCAAAGACTTGGTTATTTTGGAAATGTTGTTCCTGATATTGCACAGAGTAATATTGATGGTTTGATGAAGATAAATTTTTCCGTTGAGGAGAGAGAAACGGCAAGCTTTAGGTTTGGTATGAATTTTGGTGGATTTAGTAATTCTTGGTTTCCGTTTTCGTTGTTTGGGCAATGGGAACAATCTAATTTTTTAGGGGAAGGATATTCTTTATCTACAAAACTTAATCTTGCTTTCTCAGAACAGAGTTTGAGGCTGTCATTTGAAGATTATTGGTTTATGCAGACTAGATGGACTGTGGGAGGATTTCTTGATTTTTCTCATTCTATAAATACGGCCTATCAGGATATTAATGGTCCTATTTTTACAGGCAAAAAGGAAGTACCAGATCCTTTTGAAAGTTGGGAAGAGTATCATAATGCGAAGAATTTTTCAGACTTTAATACTATGAATTATTCTTTGATTAAATTGAGTTTAGCTTTTGTTACTGGATATACTTTTTCTAATTACCTTGGGAAGCAAACATTTACTGGGACTGTGCAATCTGCTCTTAAATATGTGCATTATGACAATAGTGTTAATAGACCTTCAAGCTATTATTTAAGAGATAACTATCATACTATTAGGTTTGAGAATTCTCTTGGTTTAGGTGTAGCGTGGGATACAAGAAACTCTCAATCTTTATCTAATAATGGGTTTTTGCTTAAGCAGCATTTTGATTTTTTTGGTGGGTTTTTATTTGGCCAGAGCCATTTTACCAAAGCTACTACTACCTTTGAAAGGTATATTTCTCTTTTAGGATATCAAGATGTTTTTACTCCCTTTTTTGACTTAATCTTGACTCTAAGAAGTGTTTATACGAATATTTTACCGCCTCTTGGAAACAGTTTTGAAGTGGAGATACAGCCACATCATTTCATAACTATTAGTGAAAACTTTATGATAGCTAGAGGATGGGGAACTTTAAAAAATATTTATAGTTCATTTGTTAATACTATTCAATTATCAATGCCCTTGATTAAAAATATTTTAGTTTGGGATGCTTTGTTCCTAGATATAGCGGCTTATTCTTTGGAAGAGAAAGAAAATGCTTTATTTGTTCCATTTGGTAGTTTTATGTTTAGTTGGGGATTTGGAGTTAGAAGTTTATTGCCACAGTTGCCCTTATCTTTAGTTGTAGCCTACCCGTTTTATTTTGATAATACGGGAGTTAATAAGCATTACAATTACTATGCAGGGTTTAAATTTTTCTTAGCAATTGATATGAGATATTGA
- the nusA gene encoding transcription termination factor NusA, producing MIKGTGQMICNIANERGMSVDAIQKTVKESIVIAYKKYFGTSENALIKFDEDTGDLVVYSKKKIVEEVKDATLEILEDDAREFKLIEDGYAYIEIDPKIFDRLSIQVAKQRTKSDLQGIEDNELYLEFKNKLNKIIIGYVQQNRNGDLYVNLGSTDGVMPKKYQSPREVYGLNEKIRVLVHSVKRGRNGIEVVLSRTHPKFIEELLTLEIPEIEEGVIKIHKIVRDPGYRTKIAVYTEKEEIDPVGPCIGQKGVRIQSIIKELEGEKIDVIPYSRDVKEFIRDALTPAKVDNVYLLDEDLHKALVVVSDDQLSLAIGKMGQNVRLANRLLDWAIDVKTGSQFAEMKESGEFKKETFEMFDKIIQETTQEDEFEEINRISELKILDVDAVSRVIEAGLDGIDDFLGASEEKLLSLGISYEKQDEINKILNEGMVIISNDGESIERIKGEEELLCPECGTVINENMTFCPGCKIGLSFEFEEE from the coding sequence ATGATAAAGGGCACTGGCCAAATGATATGTAATATTGCGAATGAGAGGGGGATGAGTGTGGACGCTATCCAGAAGACTGTTAAAGAGTCTATAGTGATAGCTTACAAGAAATACTTTGGAACGAGTGAAAACGCTTTAATTAAGTTTGACGAGGACACAGGGGATTTGGTGGTATATTCAAAGAAGAAGATTGTAGAAGAAGTTAAGGACGCTACGCTTGAGATACTGGAAGATGATGCTAGGGAATTTAAGTTAATAGAGGATGGGTATGCTTATATTGAGATTGATCCTAAGATTTTCGACAGACTTTCAATTCAAGTTGCTAAGCAGAGGACCAAAAGTGATTTGCAGGGAATTGAAGATAATGAACTTTATTTAGAGTTTAAAAACAAATTAAATAAAATTATTATTGGTTATGTGCAGCAGAATAGAAATGGAGACCTTTATGTTAATCTTGGTAGTACAGATGGTGTTATGCCTAAAAAGTATCAATCTCCAAGGGAGGTTTATGGACTTAATGAGAAAATTCGAGTTCTTGTTCATAGTGTAAAGAGGGGCAGGAACGGGATAGAAGTGGTTTTATCAAGAACTCATCCTAAATTTATTGAGGAGCTTCTTACTCTTGAAATTCCTGAGATTGAGGAAGGTGTTATTAAGATTCATAAGATAGTCAGGGACCCAGGCTATAGAACCAAGATTGCTGTTTATACAGAGAAAGAGGAGATCGATCCTGTGGGGCCTTGTATTGGCCAGAAGGGTGTAAGGATTCAGTCGATAATTAAAGAGCTGGAGGGCGAAAAGATAGATGTTATACCTTATTCCAGGGATGTTAAAGAATTTATCAGAGATGCTTTAACCCCTGCAAAAGTGGATAATGTATATCTTCTTGATGAAGATTTGCATAAGGCTTTGGTAGTTGTTAGTGATGATCAGTTGTCTCTTGCGATAGGTAAGATGGGTCAGAATGTTAGACTTGCAAATAGGTTGCTTGATTGGGCAATCGATGTTAAGACTGGTAGTCAGTTTGCAGAAATGAAGGAAAGTGGAGAGTTTAAGAAAGAGACTTTTGAGATGTTTGACAAGATTATTCAAGAGACTACTCAGGAAGATGAATTTGAGGAGATAAATAGAATAAGTGAGCTTAAGATTCTTGATGTTGATGCTGTTTCTAGGGTAATTGAGGCAGGACTTGATGGAATTGATGACTTTTTGGGGGCTAGTGAGGAAAAGCTTTTAAGTCTTGGGATAAGTTATGAGAAGCAAGATGAAATAAACAAGATATTAAATGAGGGAATGGTAATAATTTCTAACGATGGTGAGTCTATTGAGCGAATAAAAGGGGAAGAGGAATTACTTTGTCCTGAATGCGGTACTGTTATTAATGAAAATATGACTTTTTGTCCAGGTTGTAAGATAGGGCTCAGTTTTGAGTTTGAAGAGGAGTAA
- a CDS encoding OmpH family outer membrane protein, with translation MSLMVLLMVYLFQLNIFAIDVTKVGVVDFERIIIEFLNPQLKSNLEQLRKHYQEKIDVLNAEIKDLRRMYDGAVSAHDLDSARTYGNQYNLKIDELKKLTTLAKSNLDQQKQININSINSDGVLWSKILNGVQYVAETNGVSLVMKKDSPYILYYNSTVDMTEDVIKHLNKQ, from the coding sequence ATGTCTTTGATGGTTCTTTTGATGGTGTATTTATTTCAATTGAATATTTTTGCGATAGATGTTACAAAGGTGGGGGTTGTGGATTTTGAGAGGATCATAATTGAATTTTTAAACCCACAGTTAAAATCTAATCTTGAGCAATTGAGGAAACATTATCAAGAAAAAATAGATGTTTTAAATGCTGAGATTAAAGATTTAAGGAGAATGTATGATGGAGCTGTTAGTGCTCATGATTTAGATAGTGCAAGGACTTATGGGAATCAATATAATTTAAAGATAGATGAACTTAAAAAGCTTACAACTTTAGCAAAAAGTAATCTTGACCAGCAAAAACAGATTAATATAAACAGCATAAATAGCGATGGGGTACTGTGGAGTAAGATACTCAACGGTGTTCAGTATGTTGCGGAGACTAATGGTGTTTCTTTGGTTATGAAAAAGGACAGTCCTTACATACTTTATTATAACAGCACCGTCGATATGACAGAAGATGTGATCAAACATTTAAACAAACAATAA
- the infB gene encoding translation initiation factor IF-2, whose product MSENIDDQEDEKKIKVVKLRKKVVKVVTRMDRGRALDSNESRAGFASSLSSYRKQEPGRNYTHNRDSSGGGQTYGSNNMRGDRTSNVRGTFNRDNLGGQQQGGRGRYPGRNYTHNRDTSGGGQSQTFRRVIRTKAAPSAPAPVDSDNKGINRKLGEKKKQQQESQKSYKRKKEETEIKTIEQKVFEQLQKKKKENLANPIPKSIDIMGTITVAELAKKMNLKSSDLITKLMSLGVMATINEKLDSDTATILVQEYGARVNVVSIYDETVIEVEKEDESQRVEKPPVITIMGHVDHGKTRLLSVLQNIDINRTEAGGITQHIGAYTISYNKHEITFLDTPGHEAFTMMRSRGARVTDIVVLVVSSVDGVMPQTVEAINHAKEAKVPIIVAINKIDLPEANLDRVKHQLSEYELVPEEWGGNTIFVSISALKNIGISELLDMIILQAEVMALKANPNKRAIGRILDARVDLGRGIICSVIIEDGTLSVGDSFVGGIYHGKVRALINERGVSVRSIGPAKAISVLGFSSIPQAGDPFQATKTEKEAKLISSRRQDLKKYENAQNVKKITISNLYDSIKEGELKELKIILKADVQGSVEALKYSLEKLTNDELRVRVIHSSAGAITETDISFAAASEAIIIGFHVRPTAKAQMLADQEKVEIRKYNIIYDAINDIKSVLEGMLEPDIEQKFIGFAEVRAVISVPKVGVVAGCYVSQGLIRRDAVTNVMREGFQIHSGKISSLKRFKDDVKEVSAQYECGIMIDNYSNIKEGDIIEAFEIKKVKRRFGS is encoded by the coding sequence TTGTCAGAAAATATTGATGATCAAGAAGATGAGAAAAAGATTAAAGTTGTTAAGTTGCGTAAGAAGGTAGTGAAGGTTGTAACTCGCATGGACAGGGGTAGAGCTCTAGATTCAAATGAATCTAGAGCTGGATTTGCAAGTTCTTTAAGTTCATATAGAAAGCAGGAGCCTGGAAGGAATTATACGCATAATAGGGATTCTAGCGGTGGGGGTCAGACTTACGGTAGCAACAATATGAGAGGGGATAGAACTTCTAATGTGAGGGGGACATTTAACAGGGATAATTTGGGGGGGCAGCAGCAAGGAGGTAGGGGGAGATACCCTGGAAGGAATTATACGCATAATAGGGATACTAGTGGTGGGGGTCAGTCTCAGACTTTCAGACGAGTAATAAGAACCAAGGCTGCACCTAGTGCGCCGGCCCCTGTCGATTCTGATAATAAGGGAATTAATAGAAAGCTTGGGGAGAAAAAGAAGCAACAACAGGAAAGTCAAAAGAGCTATAAGAGAAAGAAGGAAGAAACTGAGATTAAGACAATAGAACAAAAAGTCTTTGAACAGCTTCAGAAGAAAAAGAAAGAAAATTTGGCAAATCCAATTCCTAAATCAATTGATATTATGGGGACTATTACCGTGGCAGAGCTTGCAAAGAAGATGAATTTGAAATCTTCAGATTTAATTACTAAATTGATGTCTTTAGGTGTAATGGCAACTATTAATGAGAAGCTCGATTCTGATACGGCTACCATTTTGGTTCAAGAATATGGGGCCAGGGTTAATGTGGTGTCAATTTATGATGAGACAGTTATAGAGGTAGAGAAAGAAGACGAGAGCCAGAGAGTCGAAAAACCACCCGTTATTACCATAATGGGGCATGTTGATCATGGAAAGACTAGGCTTTTATCTGTTTTGCAAAATATTGACATAAATCGAACGGAAGCTGGGGGGATTACCCAGCATATTGGTGCTTACACTATTAGTTATAATAAACATGAAATAACATTTTTGGATACACCAGGACATGAGGCCTTTACTATGATGAGGAGTAGGGGGGCTCGGGTTACAGACATTGTGGTTCTTGTTGTCTCATCGGTGGATGGTGTGATGCCTCAGACGGTTGAGGCTATTAACCATGCGAAGGAAGCAAAGGTACCTATTATAGTTGCTATTAATAAAATAGATTTACCAGAAGCTAATTTGGATAGGGTTAAGCACCAACTTTCTGAATATGAACTTGTTCCTGAGGAATGGGGAGGAAATACGATTTTTGTTTCAATTTCAGCTCTTAAGAATATTGGTATTTCAGAACTCCTTGATATGATCATTTTGCAGGCTGAAGTAATGGCTTTGAAGGCGAATCCGAATAAGAGGGCTATTGGTAGGATACTTGATGCTAGGGTTGATTTGGGACGTGGGATAATTTGTTCTGTGATTATCGAAGATGGAACGCTTTCTGTGGGTGATTCTTTTGTGGGTGGAATATATCACGGTAAGGTTAGAGCACTGATAAATGAGAGGGGCGTGTCTGTGAGGAGCATTGGACCTGCTAAAGCAATTAGTGTTTTGGGCTTCTCTTCTATTCCGCAGGCTGGAGATCCTTTTCAGGCAACAAAGACAGAGAAGGAAGCTAAGTTGATTAGCTCTAGAAGGCAGGATCTTAAGAAGTATGAAAATGCGCAAAATGTTAAGAAGATCACCATATCAAATCTTTATGATTCAATCAAAGAAGGAGAGTTGAAGGAGCTTAAGATAATTTTGAAGGCTGATGTTCAGGGTTCTGTTGAGGCTTTAAAGTATTCTCTTGAAAAGTTGACTAATGATGAACTTAGAGTAAGAGTTATTCATTCATCAGCAGGAGCAATAACGGAGACGGATATTAGTTTTGCAGCTGCAAGTGAGGCTATTATTATTGGTTTTCACGTAAGACCTACGGCAAAGGCTCAGATGTTAGCTGATCAAGAGAAGGTTGAAATTAGAAAATATAATATAATTTATGATGCGATAAATGATATTAAATCAGTTCTTGAAGGAATGCTTGAACCGGATATTGAGCAAAAGTTTATTGGATTTGCCGAGGTTAGGGCTGTTATTAGCGTTCCTAAAGTTGGTGTAGTTGCTGGTTGCTATGTGTCACAAGGATTGATAAGAAGAGATGCTGTTACTAATGTTATGAGAGAAGGATTTCAGATACATTCTGGTAAAATATCTTCACTTAAGAGATTTAAGGACGATGTTAAAGAAGTTAGTGCACAGTACGAGTGTGGGATCATGATTGATAATTACTCTAATATTAAGGAAGGAGATATTATTGAAGCATTTGAGATCAAGAAGGTAAAAAGACGCTTTGGGTCTTAG
- the rimP gene encoding ribosome maturation factor RimP: protein MSRSFEENEVYDLIKGITDRLGIEILEINTFKKRGQGRVQVVLYGRGDFGVDKLCDLHKMVLLSLETVLKYDFSLELSTPGVNRKIKNRREFKIFEGKRIKLMLGNEFEEGFILKAEEDSFVFKTGSGEVKILYSDVRKARLL, encoded by the coding sequence TTGAGTAGAAGTTTTGAAGAAAATGAAGTTTACGATTTAATAAAGGGTATAACGGATCGGTTAGGGATTGAAATTTTAGAAATTAATACTTTTAAGAAAAGAGGTCAGGGCAGGGTTCAGGTTGTTCTTTATGGGCGGGGCGATTTTGGAGTTGATAAGCTTTGTGACTTACATAAGATGGTTTTGTTAAGTTTGGAGACGGTTCTTAAATATGATTTTAGCTTAGAGTTGTCTACGCCCGGGGTGAATAGAAAAATTAAGAACAGGAGGGAGTTTAAAATTTTTGAGGGTAAAAGGATTAAGTTGATGTTGGGTAATGAGTTTGAGGAAGGGTTTATTTTGAAGGCCGAGGAAGATAGTTTTGTTTTTAAAACAGGTAGTGGAGAGGTAAAAATTCTTTATAGCGACGTAAGGAAGGCTAGATTATTATAA